Part of the Longimicrobium sp. genome is shown below.
ATCGCGGACCACGTGTCCAGCCGCAACACCCAGCGCTTCCTCTCCACCGAGGCCCGCGTGCGCGCCTACCTGGACGTGCTGGAGGACGCCCCCGTCTTCCGCTCCGGCGAGTTCTGCTGGTGCGACGAGATGTGGAAGGAGCTCCCCGCCGAGGTGATGGACCGCTTCGACTACCGCGTGGGCTCCAACCACGGCTTCTACCTCCCCGATGGCACCATGGGCTCCCCCTGGTGGCAGGAGCTTCCCGATCCGTGGAAGGGGCGGCCGCAGGAGGTGATGGACGCGATGGTGGACAACCTTTGCGACATGGTGCGCACCATGCCCATCCACATCGCGGCCCATTCCACGCTCACGCCGCCCGCTTTGTTCGACCTGGAGAGCGACGTGGACGCCTGGTGGACCGACGAGCGCGAGGACCGCTACGTCGACGCCCTTGCGGAAAGCGGGGTGGCGCTGGAGATCTCCAACCGCTACCGTCTCCCGCACGACAGGCTCCTGGGGAAGGCGCTGCGGGCCGGGGTCCGCTTTTCGCTGGGGAGCGACGGGCACACGCAGCGGCAGGTCGCGCAGCTGGGGTGGGCCGCCGAGACGGCGCGGCGGGTGGGGATCACGGACCGGGAGCTCTTCGCGCCGGAGCGGCGGCGGGGCGGCTCATCTCAACGATGACGGGCGGAGGGGGGATGGATCGCGACGATCTGGAGGGCGGCGCCCAGCGCACGCCCGCTGTGCGGACGGAAGAGACGACGACACACGCGGCGGGCCAGGGCACCCCGGACCTCGCCCCGGCGGCGCGTGGCGCGGTCCCGACCCGCCAGGGAAGCGCTG
Proteins encoded:
- a CDS encoding PHP domain-containing protein codes for the protein MSAERLGRQDLHCHTNMSDGDLPLERVVARARELGVEMGIADHVSSRNTQRFLSTEARVRAYLDVLEDAPVFRSGEFCWCDEMWKELPAEVMDRFDYRVGSNHGFYLPDGTMGSPWWQELPDPWKGRPQEVMDAMVDNLCDMVRTMPIHIAAHSTLTPPALFDLESDVDAWWTDEREDRYVDALAESGVALEISNRYRLPHDRLLGKALRAGVRFSLGSDGHTQRQVAQLGWAAETARRVGITDRELFAPERRRGGSSQR